A genomic window from Micromonospora ferruginea includes:
- a CDS encoding lysophospholipid acyltransferase family protein, translating into MPLLYTIGKLTVAPALRLAFRPHAEGLEHIPATGGAIFAGNHLSVADELLLGTVVPRHLAFWAKSEYFNGTGVKGGFSKFVLTGLGAIPVERGGGRAALSAFDAAIPVLKAGDLVAVYPEGTRSPDGRLYRGRTGATRLAVAAGVPIIPVGVTGTDKAQPIGTRVPRPGRAKITIKFGKPLDFTGRPDDRSSLRVMTDELMAEIQKLTGQEYVPRYAPKRSEEPPA; encoded by the coding sequence GTGCCCCTGCTCTACACCATCGGCAAGCTCACCGTGGCGCCCGCGCTCCGGTTGGCCTTCCGGCCGCACGCGGAGGGGTTGGAGCACATCCCGGCGACCGGCGGCGCGATCTTCGCGGGTAATCACCTCTCCGTCGCCGACGAGTTGTTGCTCGGCACCGTGGTCCCGCGGCACCTGGCGTTCTGGGCCAAGTCGGAATACTTCAACGGCACCGGGGTCAAGGGCGGTTTCTCCAAGTTCGTGCTCACCGGGCTGGGCGCCATCCCGGTCGAGCGGGGCGGCGGGCGGGCGGCGCTCTCCGCGTTCGACGCCGCGATCCCGGTGCTCAAGGCCGGCGACCTGGTCGCCGTCTACCCGGAGGGCACGCGCTCCCCGGACGGGCGGCTCTACCGCGGTCGTACCGGCGCGACCCGGCTGGCGGTCGCCGCCGGGGTGCCGATCATCCCGGTCGGCGTGACCGGCACCGACAAGGCCCAGCCGATCGGGACCCGGGTGCCCCGGCCCGGCCGCGCCAAGATCACCATCAAGTTCGGCAAGCCGCTGGACTTCACCGGCCGGCCCGACGACCGGTCGTCGCTGCGGGTCATGACCGACGAGCTGATGGCCGAGATCCAGAAGCTCACCGGTCAGGAGTACGTGCCCCGCTACGCCCCGAAGCGCAGCGAGGAGCCCCCGGCCTGA
- a CDS encoding carboxymuconolactone decarboxylase family protein has product MSRIDMATVAPEAYAAVLGLEKYIRGNLDHTVLELVKTRASMINGCAFCVDMHTREALAAGEDSRRLFVLAAWREAPSFFDERERAALALTDAVTRLGEHGVPDDVWDAAAKVWSEKELADLVVAIATINVWNRIVISSRTQPPHEV; this is encoded by the coding sequence ATGAGCCGGATCGACATGGCGACGGTGGCGCCGGAGGCGTACGCGGCGGTGCTCGGGCTGGAGAAGTACATCCGGGGCAACCTGGACCACACCGTGTTGGAGCTGGTGAAGACCCGGGCGTCGATGATCAACGGCTGCGCGTTCTGCGTGGACATGCACACCCGGGAGGCGCTGGCGGCCGGGGAGGACAGCCGGCGGCTCTTCGTCCTGGCGGCCTGGCGGGAGGCCCCGTCCTTCTTCGACGAGCGGGAGCGGGCCGCGCTGGCGTTGACCGACGCGGTCACCCGGCTCGGCGAGCACGGCGTGCCCGACGACGTGTGGGACGCCGCCGCCAAGGTCTGGTCGGAGAAGGAGCTGGCCGACCTCGTCGTCGCGATCGCGACAATCAACGTGTGGAACCGGATCGTGATCAGCAGCCGGACCCAGCCACCGCACGAGGTGTGA
- the ndk gene encoding nucleoside-diphosphate kinase has translation MSSSSPDERSLVLIKPDAVRRGLVGEILSRFERKGLRIDALVSRTMDGDFADQHYAEHVDKPFYPPLKTFMTGGPLVALVLSGDQVIEVVRGMIGSTDGRKAAAGTIRGDLSLSNRENLVHASDSTDSAKREIALWFPELG, from the coding sequence GTGTCCAGCAGCAGCCCGGACGAGCGGTCGCTCGTACTGATCAAGCCCGACGCGGTGCGCCGTGGTCTGGTGGGCGAGATCCTGTCCCGTTTCGAGCGCAAGGGCCTGCGGATCGACGCGCTGGTGAGCCGCACCATGGACGGCGACTTCGCCGACCAGCACTACGCCGAGCACGTCGACAAGCCGTTCTACCCGCCGCTGAAGACGTTCATGACCGGCGGTCCGCTGGTGGCGCTGGTGCTCTCCGGCGACCAGGTGATCGAGGTGGTCCGGGGCATGATCGGCAGCACCGACGGCCGCAAGGCCGCCGCCGGCACCATCCGCGGCGACCTGTCCCTGTCGAACCGGGAGAACCTGGTGCACGCCTCCGACTCGACCGACAGCGCCAAGCGCGAGATCGCCCTCTGGTTCCCCGAGCTGGGCTGA
- the ileS gene encoding isoleucine--tRNA ligase has translation MAYPLHDPTGAGVPASPDLPAVERGVLEHWTADKTFEASIEARPAGVDGKNEYVFYDGPPFANGLPHYGHLFTGYVKDVVPRYQTMRGRHVERRFGWDCHGLPAEVVAEKQLGITTKAEILDLGVARFNDACRASVLEFTQDWERYVTRQARWVDFANDYKTLDLDYMESVMWAFKTLHDKGLVYEGFRVLAYCWRCETPLSNTETRMDDVYRDRHDPTLTVWFELTADESAPEPLRGPVKLGVWTTTPWTLPSNLALAVGPDIEYAVLDRDGERYVVGAARLGAYAKELEGYQQVGTVHGRDLVGRRYTPLYDFLVEPAGPNAYQVLGAEFVTTEDGTGIVHLAPAFGEDDQNTCNAAGIPTVVTVDDHTRFTALVPPYQGEQVFDVNKPVIRELKERGVVLRQDVYTHSYPHCWRCDTPLVYKAVSSWFVAVTSFKDRMVELNQEINWTPGHIKDGSFGKWLANARDWSISRNRFWGSPIPVWRSDDPNHPRIDVYGSLDEIERDFGVRLTDLHRPAVDDLVRPNPDDPTGKAMMRRVPEVLDCWFESGSMPFAQVHYPFENRDWFEHHYPGDFIVEYIGQTRGWFYTMHVLATALFDRPAFRNCLSHGILLGSDGRKMSKSLRNYPDVYHVFDSYGSDAMRWMLMSSPVLRGGDMAVTETLIRDAVRQVLLPLWNVWYFFTLYANADGYTARRRTDSTNVLDRYVLAKTNELVATVGAQMDAYDISGACATVRSYLDALTNWYVRRSRDRFWAGDADAFDTLSTVLETLCRVVAPLAPLTAEEIWRGLTGERSVHLTDWPSAEEFPADHELVSAMDNVRAVASAALSLRKAKGLRVRLPLAKLTVASPVADQLRPFVDLVADEVNVKEVVLAGDVEAYCQQVLTVVPRALGPRVGKAVQQVIKAVKAGEWELHDGAPVAAGVTLAEGEYELRLVAADAEHSAPLPGGEGVVVLDTEVTPELAAEGLARDVVRVVQQARRDADLDVSDRIAVAVSASEEVRAAVAAYTDFVAREVLADSVDFVDGLDGFAGEVGDGERVVVGVRRV, from the coding sequence ATGGCCTATCCGTTGCACGACCCGACCGGTGCCGGCGTCCCGGCGAGCCCGGACCTGCCCGCGGTCGAGCGCGGGGTGCTGGAGCACTGGACCGCCGACAAGACCTTCGAGGCCTCGATCGAGGCCCGCCCGGCCGGCGTGGACGGCAAGAACGAGTACGTCTTCTACGACGGCCCGCCGTTCGCCAACGGCCTGCCGCACTACGGCCACCTCTTCACCGGCTACGTCAAGGACGTGGTGCCGCGCTACCAGACCATGCGCGGGCGGCACGTCGAGCGGCGCTTCGGCTGGGACTGCCACGGGCTGCCGGCCGAGGTGGTGGCCGAGAAGCAGCTCGGCATCACCACCAAGGCGGAGATCCTCGACCTCGGCGTGGCCCGGTTCAACGACGCCTGCCGCGCCAGCGTGCTGGAGTTCACCCAGGACTGGGAGCGCTACGTCACCCGGCAGGCCCGCTGGGTCGACTTCGCCAACGACTACAAGACGCTCGACCTGGACTACATGGAAAGCGTCATGTGGGCCTTCAAGACCCTGCACGACAAGGGCCTGGTCTACGAGGGTTTCCGGGTGCTGGCGTACTGCTGGCGGTGCGAGACCCCGCTGTCCAACACCGAGACCCGGATGGACGACGTCTACCGGGACCGGCACGACCCGACGCTGACCGTGTGGTTCGAGCTGACCGCCGACGAGAGCGCGCCGGAGCCGCTGCGCGGGCCGGTCAAGCTGGGCGTCTGGACCACCACGCCGTGGACCCTGCCGTCGAACCTGGCGCTCGCCGTCGGCCCGGACATCGAGTACGCGGTGCTGGACCGCGACGGCGAGCGGTACGTGGTCGGCGCCGCGCGCCTCGGCGCGTACGCCAAGGAGCTGGAGGGGTACCAGCAGGTCGGCACCGTGCACGGCCGGGACCTGGTCGGGCGCCGCTACACGCCGCTCTACGACTTCCTGGTCGAGCCGGCCGGGCCGAACGCCTACCAGGTGCTCGGCGCGGAGTTCGTCACCACCGAGGACGGCACCGGGATCGTCCACCTGGCCCCGGCGTTCGGCGAGGACGACCAGAACACCTGCAACGCGGCCGGCATCCCGACCGTGGTCACCGTGGACGACCACACCCGGTTCACCGCGCTGGTCCCGCCCTATCAGGGCGAGCAGGTCTTCGACGTGAACAAGCCGGTGATCCGGGAGCTGAAGGAGCGGGGGGTGGTGCTGCGGCAGGACGTCTACACGCACTCGTACCCGCACTGCTGGCGCTGCGACACCCCGCTGGTCTACAAGGCGGTGTCGTCGTGGTTCGTCGCGGTGACCTCGTTCAAGGACCGGATGGTCGAGCTGAACCAGGAGATCAACTGGACGCCGGGGCACATCAAGGACGGCTCGTTCGGCAAGTGGCTGGCCAACGCCCGGGACTGGTCGATCAGCCGGAACCGGTTCTGGGGCTCGCCGATCCCGGTGTGGCGCTCGGACGACCCGAACCATCCGCGGATCGACGTGTACGGGTCGCTGGACGAGATCGAGCGGGACTTCGGCGTACGCCTGACCGACCTGCACCGGCCGGCGGTGGACGACCTGGTCCGGCCCAACCCGGACGACCCGACGGGCAAGGCGATGATGCGCCGGGTGCCGGAGGTGCTGGACTGCTGGTTCGAGTCCGGTTCGATGCCGTTCGCCCAGGTGCACTACCCGTTCGAGAACCGCGACTGGTTCGAGCACCACTACCCGGGCGACTTCATCGTCGAGTACATCGGGCAGACCCGCGGCTGGTTCTACACCATGCACGTGCTGGCCACCGCGCTGTTCGACCGGCCGGCGTTCCGCAACTGCCTGAGCCACGGCATCCTGCTCGGCTCGGACGGGCGCAAGATGTCCAAGAGCCTGCGCAACTACCCGGACGTCTACCACGTGTTCGACTCGTACGGGTCGGACGCGATGCGGTGGATGCTGATGTCCTCGCCGGTGCTGCGCGGCGGGGACATGGCGGTCACCGAGACGCTGATCCGGGACGCGGTGCGCCAGGTGCTGCTGCCGCTCTGGAACGTCTGGTACTTCTTCACGCTCTACGCCAACGCGGACGGCTACACCGCGCGCCGTCGTACCGACTCGACGAACGTGCTCGACCGGTACGTGCTGGCGAAGACGAACGAGCTGGTGGCGACCGTCGGCGCGCAGATGGACGCGTACGACATCTCCGGCGCCTGCGCGACCGTCCGGTCCTACCTGGACGCGCTGACCAACTGGTACGTGCGCCGCTCGCGGGACCGGTTCTGGGCCGGCGACGCGGACGCGTTCGACACGCTCTCGACCGTGCTGGAGACGCTCTGCCGGGTGGTGGCGCCGCTGGCGCCGCTGACCGCCGAGGAGATCTGGCGCGGGCTGACCGGCGAGCGGTCGGTGCACCTGACCGACTGGCCGTCCGCCGAGGAGTTCCCGGCCGACCACGAGCTGGTCTCCGCGATGGACAACGTCCGGGCGGTCGCCTCGGCCGCGCTGTCGCTGCGCAAGGCGAAGGGCCTGCGGGTCCGGCTGCCGCTGGCGAAGCTGACCGTGGCGTCGCCGGTGGCCGACCAGCTCCGGCCGTTCGTCGACCTGGTCGCCGACGAGGTCAACGTGAAGGAGGTCGTGCTCGCCGGCGATGTGGAGGCCTACTGCCAGCAGGTGCTGACCGTGGTGCCGCGGGCGCTCGGCCCGCGCGTCGGCAAGGCGGTCCAGCAGGTGATCAAGGCGGTCAAGGCGGGGGAGTGGGAGCTTCACGACGGCGCCCCGGTCGCCGCCGGGGTCACCCTGGCCGAGGGCGAGTACGAGCTGCGCCTGGTCGCCGCCGACGCCGAGCACTCCGCGCCGCTGCCCGGCGGTGAGGGCGTGGTCGTGCTGGACACCGAGGTCACCCCGGAACTGGCCGCCGAGGGGCTGGCCCGGGACGTGGTCCGGGTGGTGCAGCAGGCCCGGCGGGACGCCGACCTGGACGTCTCGGACCGGATCGCGGTGGCGGTCTCGGCCTCCGAGGAGGTGCGCGCGGCGGTCGCCGCGTACACCGACTTCGTGGCCCGGGAGGTGCTGGCGGACAGCGTCGACTTCGTCGACGGGCTCGACGGCTTCGCCGGCGAGGTCGGCGACGGCGAGCGCGTGGTGGTGGGCGTCCGCCGCGTGTAA
- a CDS encoding RNA polymerase sigma-70 factor, translating to MTSPRAAEAAGALTAHRPMLLGLAYRLLGSLHDAEDVLQEAYLRWLDVDRRAVAEPRRYLSRVVTRLALDRLRARRASRETYVGPWLPEPVPTEESPFGPLETAELRETISTALLHLLERLTPPERAVYVLHTAFAMPYAEIGDILDRSAADCRQLHHRAAARLAEERRRFTAGPAEQRRLLDAFLAAARDGDLVRLTDLVATDATAWSDGGGRIRAARRPVYGADRIARFFAGVYGRRRPGVRAAPVELNGAPALLLTWPSGVRYTLGVAAAGGRITNVYLVGNPDKLTWVGR from the coding sequence GTGACCTCCCCCCGCGCGGCGGAGGCGGCCGGTGCGCTCACCGCGCACCGGCCGATGCTGCTCGGCCTGGCGTACCGGCTGCTGGGCAGCCTGCACGACGCCGAGGACGTGCTCCAGGAGGCGTACCTGCGCTGGCTCGACGTCGACCGGCGGGCGGTGGCCGAACCGCGCCGCTACCTGTCCCGGGTGGTGACCCGGCTGGCGCTGGACCGGCTGCGGGCCCGGCGGGCCAGCCGGGAGACGTACGTCGGGCCGTGGCTGCCCGAGCCGGTGCCCACCGAAGAGTCGCCGTTCGGCCCGCTGGAGACCGCCGAGCTGCGGGAGACGATCTCCACCGCCCTGCTGCACCTGCTGGAGCGGCTCACCCCGCCGGAGCGGGCGGTCTACGTGCTGCACACCGCGTTCGCGATGCCGTACGCGGAGATCGGCGACATCCTGGACCGGTCGGCGGCGGACTGCCGCCAACTGCACCACCGCGCGGCGGCCCGGCTCGCCGAGGAACGGCGGCGCTTCACCGCCGGCCCGGCCGAGCAGCGACGGCTGCTCGACGCCTTCCTCGCCGCCGCCCGCGACGGCGACCTGGTCCGGCTGACCGACCTGGTCGCGACCGACGCCACCGCGTGGTCCGACGGCGGTGGACGGATCCGCGCGGCACGCAGACCGGTGTACGGCGCGGACCGGATCGCCCGCTTCTTCGCCGGTGTGTACGGCCGTCGCCGCCCCGGCGTGCGGGCCGCCCCGGTGGAACTCAACGGCGCGCCCGCGTTGCTGCTGACCTGGCCGTCCGGGGTCCGGTACACCCTCGGCGTCGCCGCCGCCGGCGGCCGGATCACCAACGTCTACCTGGTCGGCAACCCGGACAAGCTGACCTGGGTCGGCCGCTGA
- a CDS encoding bifunctional folylpolyglutamate synthase/dihydrofolate synthase, which translates to MSDRTDPAFAEVEAALNARGFTRIRFELEKIESLLDLLGSPQRAYPSIHLTGTNGKTSTARMIDSLLRAFGLHTGRYTSPHLETVRERISLDGEPVSEERFVATYREIAPLAELVDQRSAEPLTYFDLTTALAFATFADAPVDVAVVEVGLGGAEDATNVIQAGVAVITPIGLDHTEWLGDTIEDIALHKAGIIHPGATVIAAAQEEDAARPILERCAEVNATVAREGAEFGVMRRAVAVGGQVLTIQGLGGVYEEIFIPLHGAHQAQNAAVALAAVEAFLGAGARRQLDIEAVREGFAATSSPGRLERVRTAPTVLLDGAHNPHGMAATVTALQEEFAFSKLVGVLAVLGDKDAAGLLDLLEPVLDTIVVAENSSPRAMPVDELAELAREVFGAERVQVAREMPDAIEAAVAEAESDVPGELAGVGVLITGSVVTVADARRLLKR; encoded by the coding sequence AGCCCGCAGCGGGCCTACCCGTCGATCCACCTGACCGGCACCAACGGCAAGACCTCGACGGCCCGGATGATCGACTCGCTGCTGCGGGCGTTCGGGCTGCACACCGGCCGCTACACCAGCCCGCATCTGGAGACCGTCCGGGAGCGGATCAGCCTGGACGGCGAACCGGTGAGCGAGGAGCGGTTCGTGGCCACGTACCGCGAGATCGCGCCGCTGGCCGAGCTGGTCGACCAGCGGTCGGCCGAGCCGTTGACCTACTTCGACCTGACCACGGCGCTGGCGTTCGCCACGTTCGCCGACGCCCCGGTCGACGTGGCGGTGGTGGAGGTCGGCCTGGGTGGCGCGGAGGACGCCACGAACGTGATCCAGGCCGGCGTCGCGGTGATCACCCCGATCGGGCTGGACCACACCGAGTGGCTCGGCGACACCATCGAGGACATCGCGCTGCACAAGGCGGGCATCATCCACCCCGGCGCCACCGTGATCGCGGCGGCGCAGGAGGAGGACGCGGCCCGGCCCATCCTGGAACGCTGCGCCGAGGTCAACGCCACCGTCGCCCGCGAGGGCGCCGAGTTCGGGGTGATGCGCCGGGCGGTCGCCGTCGGCGGCCAGGTGCTCACCATCCAGGGCCTGGGCGGGGTGTACGAGGAGATCTTCATCCCGCTGCACGGCGCGCACCAGGCGCAGAACGCGGCCGTGGCGCTGGCCGCGGTGGAGGCGTTCCTCGGCGCGGGCGCGCGGCGGCAGCTCGACATCGAGGCGGTCCGGGAGGGCTTCGCCGCGACCAGCTCGCCGGGCCGGCTGGAGCGGGTGCGCACCGCACCGACGGTGCTGCTCGACGGGGCGCACAACCCGCACGGGATGGCCGCCACGGTGACCGCGCTTCAGGAGGAGTTCGCGTTCAGCAAGCTCGTCGGCGTGCTGGCCGTGCTTGGCGACAAGGATGCGGCCGGCCTGCTCGACCTGCTCGAACCGGTGCTCGACACGATCGTGGTCGCGGAGAACAGCTCGCCCCGGGCGATGCCCGTCGACGAGCTGGCCGAGCTGGCCCGGGAGGTCTTCGGGGCGGAGCGGGTGCAGGTGGCCCGGGAGATGCCGGACGCCATCGAGGCGGCGGTCGCCGAGGCCGAGTCCGACGTGCCGGGCGAGTTGGCCGGTGTGGGCGTGCTGATCACCGGTTCGGTGGTGACCGTGGCCGACGCCCGCCGGCTGCTCAAGCGATGA
- a CDS encoding DUF4233 domain-containing protein, with amino-acid sequence MTGPERRPDAEPGPGGEADPGAEQPGGAGPGGVRRSGLRNPDKAVRGLGAGTLSLEALVLLLAIQPIRVVGGDLSGVAIGAIVALAVACVVLAGMMRRSWAWHAGTVVQGLLLLSGLLHWSLFVLGVIFALVWAYAWHVRRVILG; translated from the coding sequence ATGACCGGGCCGGAGCGGCGTCCGGACGCGGAGCCGGGGCCGGGCGGCGAGGCTGATCCGGGCGCGGAGCAGCCTGGTGGGGCGGGCCCGGGCGGCGTCCGCCGGTCCGGGCTGCGCAACCCCGACAAGGCGGTACGCGGCCTGGGCGCCGGCACGCTCTCACTGGAGGCGCTGGTGCTGCTGCTGGCCATCCAGCCGATCCGGGTGGTCGGCGGCGACCTGAGCGGCGTCGCGATCGGCGCGATCGTCGCGCTGGCGGTGGCCTGCGTGGTGCTGGCCGGCATGATGCGCCGAAGCTGGGCCTGGCACGCCGGCACGGTGGTGCAGGGCCTGCTGCTGCTCTCCGGGCTGCTGCACTGGTCGCTGTTCGTGCTCGGCGTGATCTTCGCGCTGGTGTGGGCGTACGCGTGGCACGTGCGGCGGGTCATCCTCGGCTGA